One genomic region from Enoplosus armatus isolate fEnoArm2 chromosome 17, fEnoArm2.hap1, whole genome shotgun sequence encodes:
- the rogdi gene encoding protein rogdi homolog — protein MLNSQRSLSELPKMSAASQVERAVLEEEFNWLLKEEVHAVLKQLQDVLKEASRRFSMPTPGLESQLKQENFILGSSTMDQVKGVLTLQGEALTQADINLKVAKSSQVLHFQFREDKQWKLQQIQDARNHVSQALQLLSSHDESYHFKTGAEVNKLMDAVMLQLTRARNRLTTPASMTLPELATSGLMKMFTPPMPGDVMVNFYINLSKLCLTVYQLHVLPPNTTKNFKPAGSSVLHSPGAVFELNNNRFEVSHVHKVECVVPWLNDTLVFFTISLQLCQQLKDKISVFSSFWNYRPF, from the exons gAGGAGGAATTTAACTGGCTGCTCAAAGAAGAAGTGCATGCTGTCCTCAAGCAGCTCCAGGATGTCCTCAAG GAGGCGTCCAGACGTTTCTCCATGCCGACGCCAGGCCTGGAGAGTCAGCTCAAACAGGAGAACTTCATCCTCGGCAGCTCAAC CATGGATCAGGTGAAGGGGGTGCTGACGCTGCAGGGAGAGGCCCTGACTCAGGCT GACATAAACCTGAAGGTCGCAAAGAGCAGCCAAGTGCTGCACTTTCAGTTCAGAGAGGACAAGCAGTGGAAGCTGCAGCAG ATCCAGGATGCCAGGAACCACGTGAGCCAGGCTCTCCAGCTGCTGAGCAGCCACGATGAGAGCTACCACTTCAAGACAGGGGCCGAGGTTAATAAG CTCATGGATGCGGTGATGCTCCAGCTGACGCGAGCGCGAAACCGCCTCACCACCCCGGCCTCCATGACGCTCCCTGAGCTGGCCACCAGTGGTCTGATG AAAATGTTCACTCCTCCCATGCCCGGAGACGTGATGGTGAACTTTTACATCAACTTAAGCAAgctgtgtctgactgtctaccagcttcacgtgctgccTCCCAACACTACCAAG AACTTCAAGCCGGCGGGGAGCTCAGTGTTGCACAGCCCTGGAGCAGTGTT CGAGCTCAACAACAACCGCTTCGAAGTGAGCCACGTTCACAAGGTGGAGTGCGTGGTGCCTTGGCTTAATGATACGCTGGTGTTCTTCACCATCTCCCTGCAGCTCTGTCAGCAGCTCAaggacaag ATATCTGTCTTCTCCAGTTTCTGGAACTACAGACCTTTCTAA